From a single Thermus tengchongensis genomic region:
- a CDS encoding nucleotidyltransferase domain-containing protein, whose product MEAPLAYLQEAVKRLREALDLEALYLFGSYARNTADARSDLDLLVVARTALPPLKRIGLVLELLQDAPRPVEVLVLTPEELAERRELPFLQGVLKEAVPLYERGKEAA is encoded by the coding sequence ATGGAGGCGCCCCTCGCCTACCTCCAGGAGGCCGTGAAAAGGCTGCGGGAGGCCCTGGACCTCGAGGCCCTCTACCTCTTCGGGTCCTACGCCCGGAACACCGCCGACGCCCGCTCTGACCTGGACCTCCTGGTGGTGGCCCGCACCGCCCTGCCTCCCCTAAAGCGCATCGGGTTGGTATTGGAGCTCCTTCAGGACGCGCCCAGGCCCGTGGAGGTCCTGGTGCTCACCCCGGAGGAGCTGGCCGAAAGGCGGGAACTTCCCTTTCTGCAAGGCGTGCTGAAGGAGGCTGTACCCCTTTATGAGCGCGGAAAAGAGGCGGCTTGA
- a CDS encoding HEPN domain-containing protein, translating to MSAEKRRLEGERWLLQAEDDLEAGKALLAAGKYAQAAFMAQQAGEKALKGLWLALGLDPWGHSLARLIKDLPGERGERLRPLLQQVLPPTGAYPDGAIHSRSASSSIRPYNHATSRSTSLSVASRRR from the coding sequence ATGAGCGCGGAAAAGAGGCGGCTTGAGGGGGAGCGCTGGCTCCTCCAGGCCGAGGACGACCTGGAGGCGGGCAAAGCCCTCCTGGCCGCGGGGAAGTACGCCCAGGCCGCCTTCATGGCCCAGCAGGCGGGGGAAAAAGCCCTGAAGGGCCTCTGGCTTGCCCTGGGGCTGGACCCTTGGGGGCACAGCCTCGCCCGGCTCATCAAGGACCTGCCCGGGGAAAGGGGGGAAAGGCTCAGACCCTTACTCCAGCAAGTCTTGCCCCCAACAGGGGCCTATCCGGATGGAGCCATCCACAGCCGCTCCGCCTCCTCGTCCATAAGGCCGTACAACCACGCCACCAGCCGGTCCACGAGCCTATCGGTGGCCTCCAGGCGGCGGTAG
- a CDS encoding tetratricopeptide repeat protein translates to MGSLLKRSLFSALLVVLPHSALALSWQEGWELVAKAQAGDAQVTRALIEAYNQGDAEAGAAIGILYLNGITYPRDLAKARSYLEWARGKGSGWASAVLALIYLNGYGVPADSKRGFSLLEEAGSRGYPGGRALQALNAYVEAHSTGQFNTEAVASAARRAVELAKTGDPISLSVLARFHLVGVPTAGVPQDWAKARALWEEAMNKGYLLAGNFLVPMYYYGYGGPADQAKAIALAKQLVGMGPQPTSFLATAYYFGVAGEPKDPKKACDLASQSRAYVQGMAIYGLCLLDGHLPGGRAQGYAWLLKAAAGGNDLAKSLAPEWEGRLSRAEIEEAKRLLPNLR, encoded by the coding sequence ATGGGAAGCCTTCTCAAGCGTAGCCTTTTCTCGGCCCTCTTGGTAGTCTTGCCCCACTCTGCCCTAGCCTTGTCCTGGCAGGAGGGATGGGAGCTTGTAGCCAAAGCCCAGGCTGGGGACGCACAGGTCACGCGCGCCCTTATCGAGGCTTACAACCAAGGCGATGCCGAAGCGGGGGCGGCCATTGGGATCCTCTACCTCAACGGGATCACCTACCCCCGCGACTTAGCAAAGGCCAGGTCCTACCTGGAGTGGGCCAGGGGTAAAGGGAGCGGCTGGGCGAGCGCCGTTCTGGCCCTCATCTACCTAAACGGATATGGGGTGCCCGCCGACTCCAAACGAGGATTCTCCCTTTTGGAAGAAGCCGGCTCCCGTGGCTACCCTGGGGGCAGAGCGCTGCAGGCTTTGAACGCATACGTGGAGGCGCACAGCACCGGGCAGTTCAACACAGAGGCAGTAGCTTCCGCTGCAAGAAGGGCTGTTGAGCTAGCCAAGACAGGGGATCCGATAAGCCTATCTGTCCTGGCACGGTTCCACTTGGTCGGAGTCCCTACTGCAGGCGTACCCCAGGACTGGGCCAAGGCTCGGGCGCTCTGGGAGGAGGCCATGAACAAGGGGTACCTGCTTGCGGGGAACTTCCTAGTGCCCATGTACTACTACGGCTACGGCGGGCCTGCCGACCAGGCCAAGGCCATCGCCCTGGCGAAGCAGCTTGTGGGCATGGGCCCGCAACCTACCTCCTTCCTCGCCACGGCCTACTACTTCGGGGTGGCCGGAGAGCCAAAAGATCCCAAGAAAGCCTGTGATCTAGCTAGCCAGAGCAGGGCGTACGTTCAGGGCATGGCCATCTACGGCCTCTGCCTCCTGGACGGACACCTGCCGGGCGGCCGGGCCCAGGGCTACGCCTGGCTCCTGAAGGCCGCCGCTGGTGGGAACGACCTGGCCAAGTCCCTGGCTCCGGAGTGGGAGGGGCGGCTGAGCAGGGCGGAGATCGAGGAGGCCAAGCGGCTCCTGCCCAACCTCCGGTAG